The genomic window TGCCAGCTCACACCCCAGCCCTGCTGGAGGGTGATAAGTCACAGGAGGGACCAGGGCAGTGTCTCGCTTCTCCACCTTCTGAGTCAAGGGTCATAGACTGTTCATCCAGATCGCCACCTTCAGATGTCCACAGGCGGCAGAAGATGGACCAGAAGCATTCTGTGTGGGCCGCAGGGGAACTGGGGAAGAACGGGAGCCAGGccccagcacaagacaaggatgggcTTTGCCGTGGTTACtgctaataatattattaataataataatagttaatattgcTTAAGAACTTTTACTGGTGCCTTGTATTGGACCAAGCACCTTACTCATGACTCCTTTAATGCCTTCACAACAACCTGGCCTGCTTGGAGACAATGTCCCCATCTTACAGCTGGGCCTcagtgacttgcctgaggccaggaaggggcagggctgggattctCTGTATAAAAACGTAATGGCAGTCCTAGTGTTcaatagatcagtagggtgactagtTTATAGTgatctattgtacatttcaaaatagctagaagaaaataaatggaatgtttctctttttttttttttttttttttttaagacagagtctcactctgtcacccaggctggagtgcaatggcgcgatctcggctcactgcaacctccacctccgggatcaagcagttctcctgtctcagcctcccaagtatctgggattataggcatccgccatcatgtccggctaatttttgtatttttgtagagatggggtttcaccatgttggccaggcttgaactcctgacctcaggtgatccgcccgcctcggcctcccaaagtgttgggattacaggcgtgagccattgcgcctggcctcaaaagtTTCTTAGcataaaaaaaaaggccaggtgtggtggttctcacctgtaatcccagcactttgagaggccaagcctttcagagaggactgcttgaacccagaagtttgagaccagcctgggcaacacagtgagatcccgtctttacaaaaaattttttaaattgccagcTCAAGATGTTACCcccccaaaataataaataattagctaggtgtagtggcacatgcctgtagtcctagctacttgggaggctgaggcaggaggatcactttaagtccaggaggttgaagctacagtgagctgtgagggtgccactgcactccagcctgggtgacagagaccatgtctcaaaaaacaaaacaagacaaaaaaagtaaaaaagaaaagacaaatttaaggtgatggatattctaagtacactgatttgatctttacaaattatatgaatgtattaaataatCCTGAAACTATGTACCCTGAAACTATGGACATCTATTATGcatcagtaaaaacaaaaattgttttaaaaatatatataatggggctgggtgccgtggctcacgcctgtaatcccagcacttttggaggccaaggtggatggatcacttgaggtcagaagaccatcctggccaacatggagaaactctatctctactaaaactgcaaaaattagccaggcgtggtggcgggcacctgtaatcccagctactcgggaggctgaggcaggagaattgcttgaacccaggaggcagaggctgaggtggaggctgcagtgagctgagatcacgccactgtactccagcctgagcaacagagctagacaccatctcaaaaaaaaaaaaaaaccaaaaaacatatatataatggcTTCTCTGTCACCGCTGGTGACAATAGGTCTTAATGCAAGTTTTCATGTTTTCCTCTCTTGCACTTTAGAAGTCAagtgcattttaaattttctttgcgattctttttcttttctccattcaaTCACTGAGTCATTATTTGCCAGTGAGCATCTACAATGGGCCAGGTCCCTGGCTGGCCGCACTGGGGATACCACAGGGACTAAGGTGGCTCAGAGAGAAGGCCATTCCAGCAGAGAGCAATCACAGCTGAGATGGTGGAAGCCCAGAGGGATTATCTAAGCCAGCATGGAGGGTACTCAGGGAAGCCTTCTTGGAGGAGGTAATATCCAGGAACCCTGGAGGATGAGAGGAGTTAGCCAGGTGATGGGAATTGGACAGGGGAGCATGATTCAGACAGAGGGGACAGATGGGCGAGGATTTAGAAACAAGTGCCTGGTGTGCATGAGCTGCAACTCGTAGCTGATGGTGGTAGGAGGGGAGActgtggggtggaggggagacTATGGGGTAGAGGGGAGGGGACTGGAGAGAGGTGGGGTGAGGGATGTGTCTGGAGGTGGCTTTTCTTCCACAGGCCACAGGGAGTACCGAGGCACTGTGGCCAGCATGACATGGTCCAATAGAGTTTCGTCCAAATCTCTGGAGCCGAAGTTGTTCAGATTGGAGAGGGCAGGCCTGTGACCCAGCTAGAACCTGCTGCAGTGGTCTAGGCAGGATATGACAGTGGCCTGGTGTGGCCCAACTCTCCCCATCACGCTGTAGCTGTAACTCTCAGTTGTGTGTGCCCTGTTCAAGGGTTCGCTTTGGGAGGAAAGGATGGTAGGCATGTTCTTGTTCATAGCTGTATCCACCCAGCCTTGAGCAGGGGGCCCAACATACACAAGCCCTCAGGAAGGACTTATGGAGTGATGGACTCTGCAGTATGTGCTTGGGGTAGGGGAACTGAGAGGCTGGTAAGGCCACCCAGAACCGGGTCGGAAAGGCCTTGTCACCTGGGGCTGGGAAACAGACTTCTCCCCAGGGTCTGGGGTGAACTTCCGGCCTAGCAGCTCCTGGGCAGATGAGGGTTTCAGGGAGTTTCCTCCTGCAGCAGCCACGTGGCTCTGGCTGGCAGGGCTCTTCTCTGCTCACCCCAGGATCTGTGAGGATGGCGCACCTGCTGGGCAGCCAGGCCTGCATGGAGAGCCTGCGCACAGACCTCACCGACCTGCAGGGTGCCATCGTAGACGTCTTCTCCCGCGCCGGGCCTGTGCGCTTCCCCTCCTGGAAGTTCCCTGACCGCATGGCCTGTGACCTCGACATGGTGGCCCTGCTGGAGCACTATGACCATGTTCCGGGTGACCCCGAGTTCACGCAGCTGTCCCATGCCGTGCTGCTGGAGCTGGTCATCGACAGGTGAGGGCCTTGACCAAGCCTGGTCATCTCAGGATGCCAGCACCTGCCCCTGAAACCAGTGGCAGCTACGGAAGCCCCTCCAGAGGCAGGGGTGATGTTGGAACAACAGTCACCATTGAGTACCTGTCGGGGCCACATCAGCTCAGGACTTTCAAAGTGGTCTTACCTTTTATCATGTGTCTTGTGTTGTGTGCTGTGCTATCCTGTGTTAGGCTCTCCTAGCCTGTCCACCTCAGGCAGTTGATTTCCATTCCATCGGTCTCTGTGGCACCACAGCTGTGACCACGGTCTCTCAGCCTCTCCCAGCTGCCTCCTCAGGGTTTCTATGTTGGGGACCCCATAGTTGCTTCTCAGAGTTTCCATTCCGGGCTCTCTTTCCTGTTGTCCTGTGGGttgtgctgttccctctgcatATCACAAGGCCGGACACGGGATGTGGTTTTCCAAATCCTGACCCGCTGGGAAGAGCCTTGCTGATTCTCCTGCAGCCTCATCACTTCTAAGCTATCATTAAAGTTAACAtggttggccgggcatggtggctcacgcctgtaatctcatcactttgggaggccaaggcgggtgcatcacttgaggtcaggagttcaagaccagcctggccaacatagtgaaaccctgtctctactaaaaatacaaaaattagcttggtgtggtggtgcatgcctgtaattccagctactcaggaggctgaggcatgagaatcgcttgaatctgggaggcagaggttgcagtgaaccaagatcacaccaatgcactccagcctcggtaatGGAGtaagactttctcaaaaaaaaaaaaaagtgaaaataaaaataaagttaacatgGTGTGcttggcacggtggctgacacttgtaatcccagcattttgggaggttaatgggaggatcatctgagagttcaagaccagcctgggcaacataaggaaaccccatctgtacaaaaatattttaaaaattagctgggtgtgttggtgcatgccttttttttttttcttcggagttttgctcttcttggagtgcagtggtgtgatctcagctcactgcaacctccacctcctgggttcaagagattctcctgcttcagcctccaaagtagctgggattacaggtgcctgctgtcacgcctggctagtttttttggatttttagtggagacggggtttcaccatgttgaccagggctggtctcaaactcctgacctcaggtgatccatcttcctcggcctcccaaagtgctgggattacaggcgtgagctactgcacctggctggtgCGTGCCTATTGTCCCATCTACTTAGGAGGCcgtggtgggaggattgtttgagccctggaggtcgaggctacagtgagccatgatcatgccactgcactccagcctgggcaacagagcaagcccctgtctcaaagaaagaaaaagcaaagctaACATGGTCACCAGCCtttcacattctggggactgtaTCCCAGGGTTCTAGCGCTCAAATGCCTTAAAAATGGtcaggtgcgttggctcacgtctgtaatcccagcactttgggaggccgaggtgggcggatcacctgaggtcagtagttcgagactagcctggccaacgaacagggtgaaaccccgtctctactaaaaatacaaaaattagccaggcgtggtggtgcctgcctgtagtcccagctactctggaggctgaggcaggagaattgcttgaacctaagaagcggaggttgcagtgagctgagatcgtgccattgcactccagcctggcgacagagtgagactgtctcaaaacaaacaaacaaacaaaaaacaaccttaAAGCCGTGACGGCCAGACAGGTAGCAAAGAATGTGAGAGGGACTCCAGTGGTTTCAGGATGACCTGCCTAGGGACAGAGAAGCCAGGGTTACCACTCTGAGGGCTGGAGGAGCCCTTGGTACAAAAGCACCATCTGTAACCTCTGAGCAGCTGAACGTGTATGAGCACAGAACACACCTTCCTTTCTCCGTAACTTTATGCATTACACTGTCCCTCTGCTAGGAGTGTCCTGCCCATCCATCATGGCCTGGTTTACCCAGCCGCTTCTCTGTGAAGCTGTCTCTGACATGCCCTCTGCCCTACCTGACCCTCTGCCTACCTCTGGCTGAGTTAGAGTGGTGTAGCATTGAGCTGCTCAGTTCGTGGCAAGGGTGGGATCACGGCTGAGGCTGCAGACAGCACCACAGTCTCCCGCTGCGAGGGTCGGTTGGTCTAAGCAGACGGATTGCTCTGCCAAAGCCATGCTCTGTCCTCTTTTCAGATGCTTTCCCGTTCCCCGATGTTGCTTGGCACCATGGCAAGTGctgttgtccctgtttgcagaggaGGACACCTTGGCCAGAGAGGGGCGGGGCCTTGGAGGCAGTTGGCACCTCTGCCCCCAGGCCCTCTCTGCCCAAGGCCCTACAGGTTTTGGAATGACCCTCCTGCATCTGCAAAAAGCTAAGTTCACTCATCTTCCTGGTATGTGTTGTAAACACAATACTTCTTTAAAACAGCTTGGTTCCCATGCAAATGCAAACTTAGCTTTTTATTATAATACTCCTTTTTCTTACAATTCATGCCTGACTGTAGTTTTAAACTTGGAGGTTAGGACAGAGACCTAGCTGTCTTGACACAGGTCTCCACTGTCACAGAAGCAGCTCACCCTGCAGAAGCCCCTGACTAGCCTCAGGAGACTGTGCACACTCCCTGCTCTGCCCTATCAATGTGTGTCTGTGGGCAAGctcttcccctctctgggtctcagctcTGTCATCTATCAAGTGGAGGCTCCGGGCCACTGGATATAAGGCAGCCATTCACCCAGAACTTTTCAAGGACTCAGGATACAACTGAGGCAAGGCCAGGCCTGGCTTCACAGAGCTCCCTGGTCCAGTGGAGAAGAGCCAGGCAGAAGTGCCACCCAGGAGACACAGAAGAGGCTCCCAAGCTGAGGCTGTGGCCAGGGAGGGCTTCCCTGAGGAAGTAGCCCCTGGGTTAGGTTTGAAGCTGGCCCAGCAGAGCATATTCTGAGACTCTCCAAGCTCTTGATGCCTGGGCCAGTTCCCCAGAGCCAGAGCTGCGGTTGTATGGTCTGAGGGTATGTTAGCACCAGCCTGGGCCCCAGCAACCTAGCATCTCTGCCCGCaggctcctgctgctgcttcaaAGCTGTATGAGCTACTTGGAGAACCTTGGCTCAGAGCAGATGATGCCCCCTGCACAGGCTGCGGGGCCCTGCATGTCCGTGGGGCTCACGGTGCGGCGCTTCTGGGACAGCCTGCTGAGGCTGGGCACGCTCCACCAGCAGCCACTCCCCCAGGTGGGTCCCAGCCTCTGTCTCAGGTGGGTCAGCCTCAGCCTCTATCTCCCCACTGTGGTGGCCTTCACACCTCGCCCCAGCTCTGGCTTCCTAGCCTACCACTATGTGCACCACAGCCTTTACTGGCTCCCACCGCCCTCCCAATCAAGCCCCACACAGTGTGGCGGTTAAGAACGCAGGCCTTGGGGATCATGCCTTGCTCCCTGGCTCTGACATCCCTGTGGGACTTTGGAAAAATCTTGCCTACTTTGAACcgcagtttcttcatctatacaaCGGAGGTCATGTGACCCCTGTTTGTTATGGGCTATCCCGTAATCCACACAACCACCCACTGGGGAAGAACCACTGTTCCCATGATGGGAAGGAAACTAAAACTGAGAGTGGTTATGGTGACACAAGAGCAGGCAGGTCCAGTAAGCAAGAGCCCAGTAACCAGCAGCTGTGACCGTCACCATCACCTTCCCAACACCATGCATACAATCAGATCAAGCCTGGAGCTTGGGGTGCGGGCCGCAGAGAGGAGACCTGGCTGTAGTAAGCTGAGTCAGAGTAACAGAGGGAGAAAGTTCTCTCTTATTCACGTCGGTGTCAGAGAACATTTGAGGGTCTGAGTGTCAGGCAAGGCTGTCACACTGTCACAGAACATCCCCCAGGGAACCAGTCACCTCCCTCTCTACTCTCTCCCTCACCTGCTTTCCCTTGTCTTTTTCTGAACACAGAAAGGGGCAAACCAAAGGGAGACTCCCACCTCCAAGCCCACCACCAAGGGCGAGCCAGCCAGGAGCCCTGAATATCTGACTACCAAGTTAATCAAGCCCTCCTCCCCAGTGCTAGGCTTGCCCCAGACCTGCCAAGAGCCAGAGAGCATCCCTGTCAGAGCCTCCCTGCAGTTCCCAGCCACGACCTTCAAGAACACCAGGAGTGTCCACTCCCAGACCATTGAGACGGCCCTGGTGCCCTGTGACGCATGCGCCAGCGTCCAGGGAAGCCTGCAGAAGGTGGGCAAGGTGGTCATCAGCCTGTGTCAGAGCCAGAACCTGCCCTCGTCCTTAGGCCAGTTCCAGCAACTGGTGCAGGACAGCATGGGGCTCAGGCCACTGCCGGCTGCCACCGTGGGCCGCTGGGCAGCAGAGCAGAGGAAAGACCTGACGCGCCTCAGTAAGCATGTGGAGGCCCTCAGGGCCCAGCTGGAGGAGGCTGAAGGGCAGAAGGATGGCCTGAGGAAGCAGGCGGGCAAGCTGGAGCAGGCGCTGAAACAGGAGCAGGGGGCACGGCGGCGACAGGCGGAGGAGGATGAGCAGTGCCTGTCTGAGTGGGAGCACGACAAACAGCAGCTGCTCACAGGTCTGTGCCCCAGAGGCCAGACGCCTGGTGCCCAGGGGCTCTGCCACAGCCTTTGCATGGATGTTTGTGAGACAGGGCTTCCAGGGCAAGTGGTTTGTGTGGAAGAACCCAGGCTGGGACACAGGCaagaggcagggaagggagggcagCAAGGAAGGGGGTGTTCATCCGGTGGTGACACTGTGATCTCAGTCCCACTGGGGCCACCAGGAGCTGGGCTAGGACGCTTGCCCAGACTCGTCCATCGGTCAGTGAGGGAACCGAGGTATGTATCCACTTGCACTGTCAGTCATTGAGGGCTACTTCCAGAGAGTTATTCCCCTGGCACTTCCAGCCAAGCAGAGCAGCCTCTCTGGTTGTGGCAAAAGCCATTAGAGACAAAGTTCCTGGCACCAGAAGATGGCCAGTGCCCACTGATGGGAGGCCTGAGGGATTTGCCCTTTCTGAGCCTCATCACAGTTGCCTCCATGGACGacaccaaggcccagagaggtgtaGACACATGGCAGCCAGCCCATGAGAAGCAGGGTGGGTAAGGGCCCAGCCGCTTCCACCAGCCTCCCTAGAGCTCCTCCCATGGCCGCAGGCGGCCCCTCTGCAGGCGATGGGCTGCCTCCACTCCACGGGGCACACTGGGCATGAAGGCCGCCGGCCAGGTCCATGGGACCCTCTGAAGGGCCTCTCTCTTGGCTGCCATAGAAACAAGTGACCTAAAGACAAAGATGGCCACCCTGGAGAGAGAACTGAAACAGCAGCGGGAGTCCACACAGGCTGTGGGTAAGGAGCCCCATCATAGGCCCCCATGCCACATCTCAAGCCAGGGGTGTGGCTGGATGAGCATCGTCCATCTCTGTCCCCTGAGCATCCAGGGCAAAGTTGAAGGGAACCAGCCACAGGAGGGTGGGCCTGACCAACCACACTATTGGCGATGACCAAACTGGGTTGCCACCTCCTACCGAGAAAGCGCCTTCTATTTTCCAAACCCACCTCAGGTGGGGTCTAGAGCCCCATTTTGTGGCTGAGgactctgaggcccagagatgggaTGTGAGCTCCCGTCCTAGGTCTGAGGTAGTACAGCGCTCCCCTGCCCTACCCCATCCCATGTCCACTTAATGCTGCAGAGGCAAAGGCCCAGCAGCTGCAGGAGGAAGGTGAGCGCAGGGCGGCAGCGGAGAGGCAGGTGCAGCAGCTGGAGGAGCAGGTGCAGCAGTTGGAGGCGCAGGTGCAGCTGTTGGTGGGTCGGCTGGAGGGCGCTGGCCAGCAGGTCTGCTGGGCCAGCACGGAGCTGGATAAGGAGAAGGCCCGTGTCGACAGCATGGTCCGCCACCAGGAGGTGAGGCCAGGGCCCTCGCTAGCCTGGGCATCTGCAATGTAGGCTGCAGGGAAAGAGGGCTCCACTGTCAGGGAATGGGGGATCATCTATATTGGGCATCTGCTCCCTGAGATGCCTCCAGGTGTGGGGGTTGACTCACCTTTACAGAGAGTCTACCCTGAACCAGGCACTGGGGGAACAGTGACCCAGGGACTGATACTGCCCAGTGAGGCCTCACTCTGGAAGAGCGCCCCACAGGCAAAGATGAGCAGGTGTGCCACACTCTCCTGCCAGATGGCTAAGGGGTGCAGGGAGGGATGGCCACATCTGCCATGGGAATCCAGAATGGCTTCTAGGAGGAGGTGGCCTTTGAGCTGGACGCCCATGACAGGCAATTAGTCCATCAGCCAGGGGAAGGACAGGGCAGGCAGAGGGTGAGCCAGGGCCCGGGGCATAGCTGTGCTCTGGGCAATGGGGCCTCACAGGAGTCCTCAGAAGTGTGGTTGAGGGAGTAGGTGACCTGTTGCCTAGTGAAAGGGGCAGGTCTGGGGGCTGTCTTGGCTGGGTCTAACCCTCAAAAGCTCAGCAAGGAGCCAGGAGTTCAGTTGAGAGTCCCCAGGGTCAGACATGGGCCCAGGGTAGGGGAAGCCTTTCTACCCCAAGTGGGTGCTGTTCTCTGTGCCTTGCAAACTGTCACAGCCGCCATGTATCAGGTGTCTGCTGTGACCCAGGCTTCAGGCGCCGCAGCCTCTGATGCTTACTCCTCGCTACAGCAACAGGAGGTAGATACTCTTGTCACCCCCATTTTACGAATGAGGAAACAGCCTTATTGAGTGAGGTTAAGGaagttgcccaaggccacacagctagtgagaGGTGGAGCCAGGACTCCGAGCAGTCCAGCGTTAGTTCTTCCTGCTTTCCATTCAGTGGGTGTTAGGAAATGTGGGCTTCAGCAACATGGGATGATGTGACACTGGAGACCCGAGGAGAAGAAAAACTTAGTTCCCAGAATTCCTCTCCAAGTGGGGTCTGTGTATGACTGGAAGGAAGTGGGGGTGAGACCCCCAGAGCCAGCCATCTGCGTTCCAAGGGCCGGGGTCTTCAAGCTGGGATCCTGGCCTTGACCAGGTCCGGTGTGCATCTGCCTGCTGCCAGCTTCCCCCGACCCCTACCCTTCCACGCATGTGACCAGCATTCcctagacacagacacacaccccagGGGGGTAGCAGCCGAGGGGTAGTAGATGCTGTAGCCTCcttagttccacatggctgggccTAGCCCTGTGGGTCTCACAGCCTCCCTGCTTGTCCGTTCCTGCTTAGTCTCTGCAGGCCAAGCAGCGAGCCCTGCTAAAGCAGCTGGACAGCCTGGACCAGGAACGTGAGGAGCTGCGGGGCAGCCTGGACGAGGCTGAGGCCCAGCGGGCCCGCGTGGAGGAGCAGCTGCAGAGCGAGCGGGAGCAGGGGCAATGCCAGCTCAGGGCCCAGCAGGTGAGGGTGGGGGTCTTCCTTTTTGCCAGAGAAGTCTCCGGCCAACTGAGTGCCTGCAGGCCTGTCCCATGTCTTTTCTTGGGTAGGGACGGTGCCCCAGGGCGCTGAGTACCATGTAGCTCACTCAGGAGCCAGGCCTGAGCCTCCGTCTGTCCCAGGAGCTGCTGCAGAGCCTGCAGAGGGAGAAGCAAGGCCTGGAGCAGGCGACTACGGACCTGCGGCTAACCATCCTGGAGCTAGAACGGGAGCTGGAGGAGCTGAAGGAGCGGGAGCGGCTGCTGGTGGCCTTCCCAGACCTGCACAGGCCCACCGAGACCCAGATCCATGGTAGGGGACTGGGGATGGTGCCAAGGGCATGCTGGGGCTCAGGGCCAGCAGCTGAGGGCTCGTGTGGGCAGGACACTGGGGACTGCAGCTCCCTAGCCTGCAGCAAGGGTGTTAAAGCCAGGCGGCCAGCAGCGCAGCCCCTGTGGACCCACCACAGCACGCAAGTGCTTCATGCGTCATCCACTCTGCATAGACAGGGACGTGAAAGCCCAACAGTGATGTGACTGCCTCTAGTCACAACAGCCAAACGCAGACACAGGTCTGGTTGTCCCCACAGCCTGTGCTCTTCACTACGTCACATGCTAATTCTTGCTCGACTTCTGTGTGTCCCCCTTCTTGGTTCTTGGAATGGGTCCCCAAACCACACCATGGGACTAGTCCCAAGGACACAGCCTCCAGCTGCCCACTGTCCTGGACCCCATGGCATAGGAGTGCTAGGTACCCATCTTGGCACAGGATTGGATATCAGGTGACCTGGGTTCTCCCAGCCCCTCCAGACCCCTAAAGCACTAGGGCAAATCCTTTTGCAGAGCTGGCAGGAAGATGTGCAGTTAGCTGCTCGTGAGACATCATCCAGGCCCTTCTGTCCCCTTCTCAACCACCTTGTGAGGCAGGTCATAGCCCCATAGCTATTTCCCATAGCAGGAAACTGAACCAGAAGGGGCAGCAATTCTCCCGGGCTCCTGGAGCCAGAAGGAAGCATCCATCACAAAAGCAGGGGAAGAGCAGCCTGGCGGAATTCCTGCCGTTCCCAAGCTTGAGCTGgccgtgtgaccttggacagCTCACTTTGGCTGTAGCCTGTCCAAAACGGGGGGGCCTTGTCAGAGATTCACTCTCCTCTCATGCTTATTtgctaagtctttttttttttttttttttttttgagacagagtctcactctgttgccaggctggagtgcagtggcacaatctctgctcactgcaacctccacctcctgggttcaagtgattctcctgcctcagcctcctgagtagctgggactacgggggcccgccaccacacccagctcatttttctatttttagtagagacggggtttcaccatgttggccaggatggtcttgatctcttgacttaaTGATCCCCtgacctgggcctcccaaagtgctgggattacaggcgtgagccaccgcgcccggccttgctAAGTCTTTTGAGAGCTCTAGGTCCCACCCAGCTCTCAGATTTTATAATACTATGGTCATCTTCCCTGCAGGTTGGGGGACAGGGAAGGGGGAATAAGGCCTCGGGAGAAGGAAGATGAGCTAGGAGGCCTGGTGCACTACACAGCTCCTTTGTGCCTCCAGGCCACCTGCCCAAGCTGGTGTGCCTCCCTTCTAAGGTCCTGTCCCATTGGGCACAGGAGGCAGATCCAGCAGCGTGGAATCCCAGATAACATGTCCCACAGACTCTGGCAACGTCACAGATCACATGGAGAGGCAAGTGCAGTCCAACGACATCCGCATCCGGGTCCTACAGGAGGAGAACGGGCGGCTCCAATCAATGCTGTCCAAAATCCGGGAAGTGGCCCAGCAGGGTGGCCTCAAGGTGGGCCTGAGAGGGCGGGCCCTTGGGGACCAGGAGGAAGCCCCTATCCAGCAGCAGGTCTTCAGACTCTGCCCCGGGAACTTGTGGAGAGCCCACCTCATCACATGAGGCCTTAGGCTGTGCTTTTGTgaaacatttttcacatttccAGAAGGCGTGAGGATGTTATGGATCCGATGCCTTCCAGTCCCATATGCCCTCTATAGCTGTCATTCCTTTAAGTGCAGCAAGAAGCCTCgtcaggccgggtgcggcggctcatgcctgtaatcccaacaatttgagaggctgaggcgggcagatcactcgagcccaggagtttgagaccagcctggacaatataatgggaccccgtttctacaaaaaaaaaaagaagccatgtCAGAAAGAAACCTCCCCACACTTGCTGCCTGCCCAAGGCTCTGCAGCTGAGAATAGGCCCTGGAAGGCTTCCTAGGCCCTGCCCCTAGGTGAAAGGGCCCATGGATATGCGCCCGGCCCTTCCCTCCCCATCCCTGGCTACGACACCCTCTCTGTACAGTGGGGAGGGGACTCCTGGGCCCTTAtaagactggctttttttttttttttgtagctgatCCCGCAGGACCGGCTCTGGTCCCCTTCCAGCAAGGGAACCCAGGGAGCAACACCACCAGTCCAGGCCAAGAGCACATCCCCAGGGTGAGTGAGGCTTTACTGGAGGTGGGGCAGGTGAGTGGAGTGTTCCCTGCATTCACAGGGGATCTTGGATCTGGTTTTCCTTCAGGCCTCTGGGCAGACAGCACCTTCCTAGCAGCAGGACGGGTAGGACCCTGCTGGGCCAGCCCTGCACATCCCCACCTCGGCAGCCCTGCACATCCCCACCTCGGCAGCCCTGCACATCCCCACCTCGGCAGCCCTGCACATCCCCATCTCGGCAGCCCTGCAGCCAGCCCAGCAAGTCCTTGCTGGAGGGTGTGACCCACTTGGACACCTGCACCCAGAACCCCATCAAGGTCTTGGTCAGGCTGAGAAAGAGACTGTCACCTGGCCGGGGACAGGCCAGCTCTGCACACCAGCCCCAGGAGCGGCCCATGTAGCCTGTGGCCCAGGGCTGAGGCTGGATGGGAGGTGGCTGGCAGCCCACCCACT from Homo sapiens chromosome 22, GRCh38.p14 Primary Assembly includes these protein-coding regions:
- the CCDC157 gene encoding coiled-coil domain-containing protein 157 isoform 1 (isoform 1 is encoded by transcript variant 2); amino-acid sequence: MAHLLGSQACMESLRTDLTDLQGAIVDVFSRAGPVRFPSWKFPDRMACDLDMVALLEHYDHVPGDPEFTQLSHAVLLELVIDRLLLLLQSCMSYLENLGSEQMMPPAQAAGPCMSVGLTVRRFWDSLLRLGTLHQQPLPQKGANQRETPTSKPTTKGEPARSPEYLTTKLIKPSSPVLGLPQTCQEPESIPVRASLQFPATTFKNTRSVHSQTIETALVPCDACASVQGSLQKVGKVVISLCQSQNLPSSLGQFQQLVQDSMGLRPLPAATVGRWAAEQRKDLTRLSKHVEALRAQLEEAEGQKDGLRKQAGKLEQALKQEQGARRRQAEEDEQCLSEWEHDKQQLLTETSDLKTKMATLERELKQQRESTQAVEAKAQQLQEEGERRAAAERQVQQLEEQVQQLEAQVQLLVGRLEGAGQQVCWASTELDKEKARVDSMVRHQESLQAKQRALLKQLDSLDQEREELRGSLDEAEAQRARVEEQLQSEREQGQCQLRAQQELLQSLQREKQGLEQATTDLRLTILELERELEELKERERLLVAFPDLHRPTETQIHGGRSSSVESQITCPTDSGNVTDHMERQVQSNDIRIRVLQEENGRLQSMLSKIREVAQQGGLKLIPQDRLWSPSSKGTQGATPPVQAKSTSPGPLGRQHLPSSRTGRTLLGQPCTSPPRQPCTSPPRQPCTSPPRQPCTSPSRQPCSQPSKSLLEGVTHLDTCTQNPIKVLVRLRKRLSPGRGQASSAHQPQERPM
- the CCDC157 gene encoding coiled-coil domain-containing protein 157 isoform X7, whose translation is MAHLLGSQACMESLRTDLTDLQGAIVDVFSRAGPVRFPSWKFPDRMACDLDMVALLEHYDHVPGDPEFTQLSHAVLLELVIDRLLLLLQSCMSYLENLGSEQMMPPAQAAGPCMSVGLTVRRFWDSLLRLGTLHQQPLPQKGANQRETPTSKPTTKGEPARSPEYLTTKLIKPSSPVLGLPQTCQEPESIPVRASLQFPATTFKNTRSVHSQTIETALVPCDACASVQGSLQKVGKVVISLCQSQNLPSSLGQFQQLVQDSMGLRPLPAATVGRWAAEQRKDLTRLSKHVEALRAQLEEAEGQKDGLRKQAGKLEQALKQEQGARRRQAEEDEQCLSEWEHDKQQLLTETSDLKTKMATLERELKQQRESTQAVEAKAQQLQEEGERRAAAERQVQQLEEQVQQLEAQVQLLVGRLEGAGQQVCWASTELDKEKARVDSMVRHQESLQAKQRALLKQLDSLDQEREELRGSLDEAEAQRARVEEQLQSEREQGQCQLRAQQELLQSLQREKQGLEQATTDLRLTILELERELEELKERERLLVAFPDLHRPTETQIHGPVPLGTGGRSSSVESQITCPTDSGNVTDHMES
- the CCDC157 gene encoding coiled-coil domain-containing protein 157 isoform X10 — encoded protein: MAHLLGSQACMESLRTDLTDLQGAIVDVFSRAGPVRFPSWKFPDRMACDLDMVALLEHYDHVPGDPEFTQLSHAVLLELVIDRLLLLLQSCMSYLENLGSEQMMPPAQAAGPCMSVGLTVRRFWDSLLRLGTLHQQPLPQKGANQRETPTSKPTTKGEPARSPEYLTTKLIKPSSPVLGLPQTCQEPESIPVRASLQFPATTFKNTRSVHSQTIETALVPCDACASVQGSLQKVGKVVISLCQSQNLPSSLGQFQQLVQDSMGLRPLPAATVGRWAAEQRKDLTRLSKHVEALRAQLEEAEGQKDGLRKQAGKLEQALKQEQGARRRQAEEDEQCLSEWEHDKQQLLTETSDLKTKMATLERELKQQRESTQAVVSAGQAASPAKAAGQPGPGT